The Ammoniphilus oxalaticus genome contains a region encoding:
- the accB gene encoding acetyl-CoA carboxylase biotin carboxyl carrier protein produces the protein MLKIQDLRELIKLIDQSSLQEFELESEGTKLTIRKNGLTLQQQGSGDVTASVFQSPPTSVESVSVPHAESLSSSSAPQLAVTTPADSTADATADDLLHKIVSPMVGTFYSKPDPSADPFVQTGDTVRSDSIVCIVEAMKLFNEIEAEVSGEIVKMLVTDGQLVEYGQPLFLVKKE, from the coding sequence ATGCTTAAGATTCAGGATTTAAGGGAATTAATTAAACTGATCGATCAATCGAGTTTACAAGAATTCGAATTAGAAAGTGAAGGCACGAAATTAACGATTCGTAAAAACGGACTGACTTTGCAACAACAAGGAAGCGGAGATGTGACAGCATCGGTTTTCCAGAGTCCTCCAACCTCTGTTGAGTCCGTATCGGTTCCACATGCAGAGTCGCTCAGTTCATCCTCTGCTCCGCAATTGGCAGTAACGACTCCTGCGGATTCGACAGCTGACGCAACTGCAGATGATCTTTTACATAAAATTGTATCACCGATGGTTGGAACTTTTTATTCAAAGCCAGACCCAAGCGCGGATCCTTTTGTTCAAACTGGGGACACGGTCAGATCAGATTCTATCGTTTGCATAGTTGAAGCGATGAAGTTGTTCAATGAGATTGAGGCGGAAGTTTCGGGTGAGATTGTCAAGATGCTTGTCACGGACGGACAGCTTGTAGAGTATGGCCAGCCGTTGTTTTTGGTTAAGAAAGAGTAG
- the spoIIIAA gene encoding stage III sporulation protein AA gives MDQLLLSMMPQAWREKMRKLPIDVIDQLEEIRVRKQQPIEFIYNNMSRFLTKEATLTAHPGKGWIPTIGDMEKMINLISQHSIYALEEELRRGYVTITGGHRIGITGKVVLEKGEIKTMRDISGLNIRIAKEMKGVSLPVLPYLIDKGQLLNTLIISPPQCGKTTLLRDLARVISYGNLHLSGKKVSIVDERSEIAACVRGVPQRDVGPRADILDACPKAEGIMMLIRSMSPDVIIADEIGRPEDVAAIQEALNAGVCIMTSVHGASLADINRRPTLSRMIGQGMFQRYIILGRSKGVGTVEGIFNDQCLRLQEEASVS, from the coding sequence ATGGATCAGCTACTTTTATCGATGATGCCCCAAGCGTGGCGGGAGAAAATGAGGAAATTACCGATCGATGTCATCGATCAATTAGAAGAGATACGAGTTCGAAAACAACAACCGATTGAGTTTATTTACAATAATATGTCGCGGTTCTTAACAAAAGAGGCGACGCTTACAGCTCATCCTGGTAAAGGGTGGATTCCTACAATTGGCGATATGGAAAAAATGATTAATCTGATCAGTCAGCATTCCATCTATGCCTTAGAGGAAGAGTTGCGTAGAGGCTATGTCACGATCACGGGTGGTCATCGCATTGGGATTACAGGGAAAGTCGTGCTCGAAAAAGGCGAAATCAAGACGATGCGAGACATCTCAGGGTTAAATATTCGAATTGCGAAAGAGATGAAGGGTGTCTCGTTGCCTGTTCTGCCTTACTTGATCGACAAAGGTCAGTTGCTGAACACATTAATCATCTCTCCGCCGCAATGCGGTAAAACGACCTTGCTTCGCGATTTAGCGCGCGTGATCAGTTACGGAAATCTTCATTTGTCAGGCAAAAAGGTATCGATTGTCGATGAACGGTCTGAAATCGCGGCATGTGTGCGAGGGGTTCCCCAACGTGATGTTGGACCGCGCGCGGATATTCTCGATGCGTGTCCAAAGGCGGAAGGAATTATGATGTTGATTCGATCGATGTCGCCCGATGTGATTATCGCCGATGAAATCGGCAGGCCAGAAGATGTCGCCGCGATCCAGGAAGCGCTCAATGCAGGGGTGTGTATTATGACCAGTGTTCATGGGGCCAGTTTGGCTGATATTAATCGGAGACCAACGTTAAGTCGGATGATTGGACAAGGCATGTTTCAACGCTATATCATTTTAGGCCGATCCAAAGGGGTCGGGACGGTTGAAGGAATTTTCAATGATCAGTGTCTTCGTTTGCAAGAAGAGGCGAGTGTTTCCTAA
- a CDS encoding 2-phosphosulfolactate phosphatase has product MRIEVISTVDEVMIEHIKHKTVIVIDVLRASSTIATALAHGATKVIPVDTIGQANLFRQEGYLLAGERYGKKVIGFPFTNSPIEMTQAPLKGNALVLTTTNGTRAIQKSWKAASTLIGSFLNSNACAQLAMQLKRDLTILCAGSRQQFSFEDGLCAGYIVSLIEAQVPHLFVNDLGKTLSAAYRYVDEHLPAVLKTSAAGKRLVQSGQEDDVAYCAQKDIYSFVPTLVEDAIIIPADPF; this is encoded by the coding sequence TTGAGAATTGAAGTCATATCGACAGTTGACGAGGTGATGATCGAGCATATTAAACATAAAACAGTCATCGTAATCGATGTTTTACGGGCTTCCAGCACAATCGCCACCGCATTGGCTCATGGCGCGACCAAAGTGATACCTGTGGATACGATTGGTCAAGCTAACCTGTTTCGACAAGAAGGCTATCTATTGGCTGGCGAGCGGTACGGAAAAAAGGTGATCGGATTTCCTTTCACAAATTCTCCGATTGAAATGACGCAGGCTCCGTTGAAAGGCAACGCGCTCGTCTTGACTACAACAAATGGAACGAGGGCGATTCAAAAAAGTTGGAAGGCCGCTTCTACGCTCATCGGATCTTTCTTAAACAGTAATGCATGCGCTCAGTTAGCAATGCAATTGAAGCGTGATTTGACGATCTTGTGCGCGGGGTCCCGCCAACAATTCTCTTTTGAAGATGGTCTTTGCGCGGGCTACATCGTCTCATTGATCGAAGCGCAGGTCCCCCATCTCTTTGTCAATGACTTAGGCAAAACGTTAAGCGCCGCTTATAGATACGTTGACGAACATTTACCCGCCGTCTTAAAAACAAGCGCCGCAGGGAAACGTCTTGTTCAATCGGGTCAAGAAGACGATGTCGCCTATTGCGCCCAAAAAGATATTTATTCTTTTGTTCCCACGCTTGTTGAAGACGCGATCATCATCCCCGCGGACCCGTTTTAA
- the spoIIIAB gene encoding stage III sporulation protein SpoIIIAB — MKLIGACILLFSATMLGFHTATRYAKRPQQIRELGIALQLLETEICYGATALPLALDYVSKRARGEVGRLFQQAAQRLLAEDGRSTAECWEQAVEQVWSSMTMKKAEKEIMLHLGSVLGKSEKEDQRKHIRLTLMNLQQEEMVARDEQQKYEKMCRSLGILGGILAVILMY, encoded by the coding sequence ATGAAGTTGATTGGCGCGTGCATCTTGTTGTTTTCAGCGACCATGCTCGGGTTCCACACTGCAACACGCTATGCCAAGCGTCCGCAACAGATTCGCGAATTAGGGATTGCTTTACAACTGCTTGAAACCGAGATTTGTTATGGGGCGACCGCCTTGCCGCTCGCCTTAGATTATGTCTCGAAGCGGGCCCGCGGTGAAGTCGGGCGATTGTTTCAACAGGCTGCGCAGCGTTTGCTGGCGGAGGATGGACGCTCAACGGCTGAATGCTGGGAGCAAGCGGTCGAGCAGGTGTGGTCCAGCATGACAATGAAAAAGGCAGAAAAGGAAATTATGCTGCACCTCGGCTCTGTGCTAGGGAAGAGCGAGAAAGAAGATCAACGGAAGCACATTCGGCTTACCTTAATGAACCTCCAACAGGAAGAAATGGTCGCAAGAGACGAACAACAGAAATATGAAAAGATGTGCAGAAGCTTAGGGATATTAGGTGGCATTTTAGCCGTTATATTGATGTATTAA
- the spoIIIAD gene encoding stage III sporulation protein AD, which produces MDIIQIVGLGLIATILTLVIKEQKPMFAFLIALVTGIVIFLFVIGKISEVIRIIERIAIQANLNMIYLETILKIIGIAYIAEFGAQITRDAGQGSIATKIELAGKILILVMAVPIITVIIETVIGLFPS; this is translated from the coding sequence ATGGACATCATACAAATTGTTGGACTTGGACTGATCGCAACGATTCTTACACTTGTCATAAAAGAACAGAAGCCTATGTTCGCTTTCCTGATCGCCTTGGTCACCGGGATCGTTATTTTTTTGTTTGTGATTGGCAAGATTTCAGAGGTGATTCGAATCATTGAGAGAATCGCGATTCAGGCCAATCTGAACATGATCTATTTAGAGACGATTCTGAAAATTATCGGAATTGCTTATATTGCCGAATTTGGGGCGCAAATTACAAGGGATGCGGGACAAGGCTCAATCGCTACAAAAATTGAACTCGCGGGGAAAATTTTAATTTTGGTGATGGCTGTGCCAATCATTACGGTCATTATTGAAACCGTGATCGGATTATTCCCCTCATAA
- the spoIIIAG gene encoding stage III sporulation protein AG has protein sequence MGNGWFSKLKQKWGKGEEGKKRIGAVQKLIVLGAIGAAVMIFSSFQTDRQPWTATNQQPESPPDEQAVFSAKSSNKDEPSMADYEAQYVGQLKEILEEVIGVGEVSVMVNLESTEEVIVQKDTNERSQVTKEVDKERATRDIQDSSKDEKVVLVQGSQGEHPIIVKKVKPKVRGVVVVARGAENMKVKAWIHEAVQKALHVEPHKISILPKKG, from the coding sequence ATGGGCAACGGATGGTTTTCCAAACTCAAGCAGAAATGGGGCAAGGGAGAGGAGGGGAAAAAACGGATTGGCGCCGTACAAAAACTGATTGTGCTTGGAGCAATCGGCGCTGCGGTGATGATCTTTTCTTCATTTCAGACCGATCGCCAACCCTGGACGGCGACGAACCAGCAACCTGAATCGCCGCCAGACGAGCAAGCGGTGTTCTCCGCCAAGTCATCGAACAAAGACGAGCCAAGCATGGCAGACTACGAGGCCCAATACGTGGGGCAATTGAAAGAAATTTTAGAGGAAGTGATTGGCGTCGGTGAGGTTTCGGTCATGGTTAACTTGGAATCGACAGAAGAGGTCATCGTGCAAAAAGACACCAACGAGCGCTCACAAGTGACAAAAGAGGTGGATAAAGAGCGGGCCACCCGCGATATTCAAGATTCATCGAAAGATGAGAAGGTTGTGTTGGTCCAAGGCTCCCAAGGCGAGCATCCGATCATCGTGAAAAAGGTCAAGCCCAAAGTGAGGGGCGTCGTAGTCGTCGCTCGCGGGGCGGAAAACATGAAAGTGAAAGCTTGGATTCATGAAGCGGTTCAAAAAGCGCTCCACGTCGAACCGCATAAAATATCTATTTTACCTAAAAAAGGATAA
- the amaP gene encoding alkaline shock response membrane anchor protein AmaP → MNLFDRFILTLYSLALTIVSVVVMAVTVQIVPYRLVLENLQAVYSVGNIRYTYFTVAFIFFLISLKFLFQGFRVRGKRDSKTGKAAIAQNTEIGQVRISTNTLDSIILKATRRVRGVREAKSTVTTDETGTTILLQVAVDGETSIPTIVEETQKNVKEQVEKIVGIEVRQIDVKITEVAQQASTRLSRVE, encoded by the coding sequence TTGAATTTATTTGATCGATTTATATTGACGCTGTACAGTCTCGCTTTGACGATTGTATCAGTTGTTGTCATGGCCGTGACCGTTCAGATTGTTCCCTACCGTCTTGTGTTAGAAAATTTGCAAGCGGTCTATAGTGTTGGAAATATTCGCTATACTTATTTTACGGTCGCCTTTATTTTTTTCCTGATTAGTCTTAAGTTTTTGTTCCAAGGGTTTCGTGTTAGAGGAAAGCGGGACAGCAAAACGGGGAAAGCAGCGATCGCTCAAAATACAGAGATAGGGCAAGTGCGTATCTCTACGAATACATTAGACAGTATCATTTTGAAAGCGACTCGGCGCGTCAGAGGGGTTCGCGAAGCGAAGAGTACGGTCACAACCGATGAAACGGGCACTACTATATTATTGCAGGTAGCGGTAGACGGAGAAACGTCGATTCCGACGATTGTGGAAGAAACGCAGAAAAATGTAAAAGAACAAGTAGAAAAGATCGTTGGTATTGAAGTGAGACAAATCGATGTAAAAATTACAGAAGTGGCCCAACAAGCGTCGACTCGGTTAAGTCGAGTGGAATAG
- a CDS encoding SpoIIIAH-like family protein, with the protein MVLKKQTVWLLSMLTIMVVLSAYYLAQGPVEQVPVASEVTEDEAKTKAEAEVDSKQVMEQPEQVDGNVEVVSEKNADYFAEVKMNREAWNSQTLEKYMDVWANSDASAEAIAEAKQSYDVLLGKQDAELNVENLIKALGYEEAVIVTNEDRVSVVVQADKLERKQAVEIVSLINKHLEVPSKNIVVSFKP; encoded by the coding sequence ATGGTCTTAAAAAAACAAACGGTTTGGCTCTTATCAATGCTCACAATCATGGTGGTGTTATCAGCTTATTATTTGGCGCAAGGTCCTGTCGAACAAGTTCCCGTCGCTTCCGAAGTAACAGAGGATGAGGCGAAAACTAAGGCTGAAGCGGAAGTCGACAGTAAGCAAGTGATGGAACAACCTGAGCAGGTAGACGGGAATGTAGAAGTTGTTTCTGAGAAGAACGCGGACTATTTTGCGGAAGTGAAAATGAATCGCGAAGCTTGGAATTCTCAAACGTTAGAAAAATATATGGATGTATGGGCCAATTCTGACGCAAGCGCGGAAGCGATCGCCGAAGCAAAACAGAGTTATGACGTATTATTAGGGAAGCAAGACGCGGAATTAAATGTGGAAAACTTGATCAAAGCGTTGGGTTATGAAGAAGCAGTGATCGTAACCAACGAAGACCGCGTTAGTGTTGTCGTGCAAGCTGACAAGCTTGAGCGCAAGCAAGCGGTAGAGATCGTCTCATTGATTAACAAACATTTGGAAGTGCCGAGCAAAAACATTGTGGTCAGTTTCAAGCCATAA
- the efp gene encoding elongation factor P has product MISVNDFRTGQTIEVDGRLLQVIDFQHVKPGKGAAFVRAKLRDLRSGSITETTFRGGERVARARIESNEMQYLYANGDEHVFMDTSSYEQVSIPATRLERELQYLLENMMVSIMTHNGEIIGVQLPNTVQLKVTETEPGIKGDTASGGSKTATLETGLVVHVPLFINVDDKLVIDTRDGEYVSRA; this is encoded by the coding sequence ATGATTTCAGTAAATGATTTTAGAACCGGTCAAACGATTGAAGTGGATGGGCGTCTGCTGCAAGTAATTGACTTCCAGCATGTGAAGCCAGGCAAAGGAGCCGCTTTTGTGCGGGCGAAATTACGCGATCTGCGCAGCGGTTCGATTACGGAGACGACATTTCGCGGCGGTGAACGCGTTGCGCGGGCTAGAATTGAATCAAATGAGATGCAATACTTATACGCAAACGGGGATGAGCATGTCTTTATGGATACATCATCGTATGAACAGGTATCGATCCCCGCAACGCGCTTGGAGCGCGAATTACAATACTTGTTAGAAAATATGATGGTTTCAATCATGACTCATAACGGTGAAATCATTGGGGTTCAGCTGCCGAACACGGTTCAATTAAAGGTGACTGAAACAGAACCTGGCATCAAAGGGGATACAGCGTCGGGCGGCAGCAAGACAGCCACGCTGGAAACAGGTCTCGTTGTGCATGTGCCGTTATTCATTAATGTCGATGATAAACTGGTGATTGATACGCGCGATGGGGAGTATGTGTCAAGAGCGTAA
- a CDS encoding YqhV family protein, which produces MFEKAVLGMALLRIMSGSIEVFAALMMLKVNQVEKAMMINGSLALVGPLVLILTTSIGLVGIADKVSFTKIMWILLGVAFILIGVKSR; this is translated from the coding sequence GTGTTTGAGAAGGCTGTGCTGGGAATGGCCCTACTGCGAATCATGTCCGGCAGCATTGAAGTTTTTGCGGCTTTGATGATGTTGAAAGTGAATCAAGTGGAAAAAGCGATGATGATCAACGGTTCGTTGGCGTTGGTCGGTCCGCTCGTGCTCATTTTGACCACTTCAATCGGGCTTGTGGGAATTGCAGATAAAGTATCGTTTACAAAGATCATGTGGATCTTGCTTGGTGTCGCGTTTATTTTAATTGGCGTTAAAAGTCGATAG
- the spoIIIAC gene encoding stage III sporulation protein AC, whose translation MPYDVNTIFQIAGIGIIVAMIHTVLKQAGKGDWADWIALVGVVIVLYMVASYVNDLFQEIKRVFLFK comes from the coding sequence ATGCCTTACGACGTGAATACCATATTTCAAATCGCCGGCATCGGAATCATTGTCGCGATGATTCACACCGTTTTAAAACAGGCGGGCAAAGGGGATTGGGCCGATTGGATCGCGCTCGTTGGGGTCGTGATCGTATTGTATATGGTTGCTTCGTATGTCAATGATTTATTTCAAGAGATCAAGCGCGTATTTTTATTCAAGTAG
- the spoIIIAE gene encoding stage III sporulation protein AE, with amino-acid sequence MRQVLLFIFALQTICAVYPASAEAAIQDSVVQSQVERLDLSQVEAYWKDLMNDYKGYLPGSELEGIGALILNEDGKFSIKQLFVGFMKYFFHEIVVNGKLLGSIIIITVFAMILETMQSAFEKNTVSKTAYAVSYMVLIILAINSFRIAIGYAQDAITNMVGFMLALMPLVLAMLAAMGNLTSVAMFHPLIIFMVNVSGTVISNVIFPLLFLSSVLSIVSSFSEKYKVTQLANLLRNISMGLLGAFLTVFLGIISVQGATSAVADGVTIRTAKYVTSNFVPVVGRMFSDAADTVLGASLLVKNGVGMVGVIVLILLSAFPALKILTLSLVYHFASAIMQPLGNSPIISCLSTIGKNLVFVFAALATVCLMFFLAITIIITAANISVMVR; translated from the coding sequence TTGAGACAAGTACTGCTTTTCATCTTTGCGCTACAGACGATCTGCGCTGTGTATCCCGCTTCAGCTGAGGCTGCCATTCAGGATTCGGTCGTACAGTCTCAGGTGGAACGACTGGATCTTAGCCAGGTCGAGGCGTATTGGAAAGATTTAATGAATGACTACAAAGGGTATTTGCCTGGCAGCGAACTCGAGGGGATCGGGGCGCTGATTCTGAATGAAGACGGCAAATTTTCAATAAAACAGTTGTTCGTCGGATTTATGAAATACTTTTTCCATGAGATTGTCGTCAACGGAAAGTTGTTAGGTTCAATTATTATCATCACCGTATTCGCGATGATTTTAGAAACGATGCAAAGCGCTTTCGAAAAAAATACGGTCAGTAAGACCGCTTATGCCGTTTCGTATATGGTGCTTATTATTTTGGCGATCAACAGTTTTCGAATCGCGATCGGTTATGCCCAAGACGCAATCACAAATATGGTTGGTTTTATGCTCGCCCTAATGCCACTCGTGTTGGCGATGCTGGCGGCGATGGGAAATTTGACGTCTGTGGCGATGTTTCATCCGCTTATTATCTTCATGGTCAATGTCAGCGGCACCGTCATTTCCAATGTCATCTTTCCGTTGTTGTTCTTGTCGTCCGTGTTGTCGATCGTTAGCAGCTTTTCGGAAAAATACAAAGTGACGCAATTAGCGAATTTACTGCGCAACATTAGTATGGGACTGCTAGGCGCCTTTCTTACCGTGTTCCTCGGCATCATTTCGGTGCAAGGAGCAACGAGCGCGGTTGCTGATGGGGTGACGATCCGCACTGCTAAATATGTGACTAGTAATTTTGTGCCTGTCGTCGGACGGATGTTTTCAGATGCGGCGGATACGGTGCTTGGCGCCTCATTACTCGTCAAAAACGGGGTGGGGATGGTCGGAGTGATCGTGCTCATTTTGCTTAGCGCCTTTCCTGCCTTGAAGATATTAACACTTAGCCTTGTCTATCATTTCGCATCGGCGATCATGCAACCGCTAGGCAATAGCCCCATCATCAGTTGTCTGTCGACGATCGGCAAAAACTTGGTGTTCGTGTTCGCCGCATTAGCGACCGTTTGTTTAATGTTTTTTCTCGCCATTACGATTATTATTACAGCCGCAAATATATCTGTCATGGTTCGGTAG
- a CDS encoding Asp23/Gls24 family envelope stress response protein, which translates to MEMIADFEKTELGRIEIAPEVIEVITGLAAAEVDGVAHMSGGFVGDIAERLGRKNLAKGVKVEVGQKEAAVDVFLIVEYGYKIPEVARKIQENVQNAIENMTGLKVVEVNVHIVDVEFKSEKKTEPEEQPHRVR; encoded by the coding sequence ATGGAAATGATTGCAGACTTTGAAAAGACGGAATTAGGAAGAATCGAAATCGCTCCGGAAGTGATTGAAGTGATCACAGGACTAGCGGCAGCAGAGGTAGATGGAGTTGCCCATATGAGCGGTGGTTTTGTCGGGGATATTGCTGAACGTTTGGGTAGAAAGAACCTTGCAAAAGGGGTTAAAGTTGAGGTCGGCCAGAAAGAAGCGGCTGTCGATGTCTTTTTAATCGTTGAATATGGTTACAAGATTCCTGAGGTAGCTAGAAAAATTCAAGAAAATGTGCAAAATGCAATTGAAAACATGACAGGCCTAAAAGTAGTTGAAGTCAATGTTCATATTGTTGATGTTGAATTCAAGTCTGAGAAAAAAACAGAACCTGAGGAACAGCCTCATCGCGTACGTTAA
- a CDS encoding CD1247 N-terminal domain-containing protein gives MEKLRERMSYLHGMADGLGISNQSKEGRIVIELMHVMEEMVAKLDTMDNRIEEQDEYLEAVDEDLADLEEYVGAIDEDLDDVEDFLFLEDDDDELIIELDDDDDEFTARALSRRQRLHGDLAVGDNIIVVDGTYDEMEGYDDDDLGYFEMECPNCQELVSIDQDVFDDDMIAEVLCPDCHEVILVNDDVQEENEFDYYVTD, from the coding sequence ATGGAGAAGCTGCGTGAGCGTATGTCTTATTTGCATGGTATGGCCGATGGTCTTGGAATTTCAAACCAGTCTAAAGAAGGTCGCATCGTAATAGAACTGATGCATGTCATGGAGGAAATGGTCGCTAAGCTGGATACGATGGATAACCGCATCGAAGAACAGGATGAATATCTAGAAGCTGTTGATGAAGATTTGGCGGATCTTGAAGAGTATGTTGGAGCGATCGACGAGGATTTAGACGACGTCGAAGATTTTTTGTTCTTAGAAGACGACGATGATGAGTTGATCATTGAGCTTGACGATGATGACGACGAGTTTACTGCTCGCGCCCTCAGCAGACGCCAGCGCTTGCATGGTGATTTGGCGGTCGGTGATAATATCATTGTTGTTGATGGGACCTATGATGAAATGGAAGGTTACGATGACGATGATCTGGGCTACTTTGAAATGGAGTGCCCCAATTGTCAAGAGCTGGTCAGTATCGACCAAGATGTGTTCGATGACGATATGATCGCAGAGGTGCTCTGTCCAGATTGCCATGAAGTAATCCTTGTGAACGACGATGTTCAGGAAGAAAATGAATTCGATTATTATGTCACGGACTAA
- a CDS encoding DUF441 domain-containing protein, with amino-acid sequence MNGEMILVTLIIIGLIGRSNVIATAASLLLILKLTSLEHYFPAVERRGLELGLLFLTMAVLVPFANGNIRWRDVTPLFNTPYGWMALCGGALATYINGSGLGMLQTEPQMIIGLVIGSIFGIIFLRGIPVGPLMAAGITAMFVKLSELLFR; translated from the coding sequence ATGAATGGAGAAATGATCTTAGTCACCTTAATTATCATTGGGCTCATCGGCCGTTCGAATGTGATTGCGACCGCCGCAAGTCTGCTGCTTATTCTTAAACTAACTTCTTTAGAGCACTATTTTCCCGCTGTGGAACGAAGAGGATTAGAGTTGGGACTATTGTTCTTGACGATGGCTGTATTAGTCCCTTTTGCCAATGGAAACATTCGCTGGCGCGACGTTACCCCTCTTTTCAACACGCCTTACGGTTGGATGGCCTTATGCGGCGGCGCCCTCGCCACCTACATTAACGGAAGCGGACTCGGCATGCTGCAGACAGAACCGCAAATGATTATTGGACTCGTAATCGGTTCGATCTTCGGCATTATTTTTTTGAGGGGGATCCCTGTCGGCCCATTGATGGCTGCGGGAATTACAGCGATGTTTGTGAAGCTCTCGGAACTCCTCTTTCGATAG
- a CDS encoding phosphosulfolactate synthase produces MTELNGSFHEIALSDPLKARESNPRNGKTMIIDKGLGIRQFKDLLETAANYIDYIKLGFGTTALYPAAILNEKIALAEQFQVGLYPGGTFFEVAFYQGKVKAYLKLMKRLGFKKIEVSDGTIELPEQDRLQAITLAKELAFDVITEYGKKTDGSEVELEAMVQTIQSDLEAGASYVIIEGRESGENVGIFKNDGKIQSEFEHIAQAVSAYREVVIWEAPKKKQQVELMKWFGPNVHLGNIAPEEIYAVESLRRGLRSDTFFLQI; encoded by the coding sequence ATGACCGAATTAAATGGTTCCTTTCACGAAATAGCTTTATCCGATCCGTTGAAAGCAAGAGAGAGCAATCCGAGAAACGGCAAGACGATGATCATCGACAAAGGACTTGGCATCCGGCAATTTAAAGATTTACTGGAAACGGCCGCGAACTACATTGACTACATTAAACTCGGGTTTGGCACGACGGCTTTGTATCCCGCTGCTATTCTCAACGAAAAAATAGCGTTAGCGGAGCAATTTCAAGTTGGGCTCTATCCAGGCGGAACTTTTTTTGAAGTCGCTTTTTATCAAGGCAAAGTAAAAGCATATTTAAAGTTGATGAAACGGTTAGGGTTCAAAAAAATAGAAGTTTCCGACGGAACGATCGAACTTCCTGAACAAGACCGACTACAAGCGATCACACTAGCAAAAGAATTGGCGTTCGATGTCATTACAGAATATGGGAAGAAAACAGACGGTTCTGAAGTCGAACTGGAGGCAATGGTTCAAACGATTCAATCCGATCTTGAGGCCGGGGCCAGCTACGTCATTATTGAGGGCCGCGAATCTGGAGAAAATGTCGGTATTTTTAAAAATGATGGGAAGATTCAATCGGAATTTGAACACATTGCGCAAGCGGTTAGCGCCTATCGGGAAGTCGTCATTTGGGAAGCGCCTAAAAAGAAGCAACAAGTTGAATTAATGAAGTGGTTTGGTCCGAACGTTCATTTAGGAAATATTGCTCCAGAAGAAATCTACGCCGTCGAGTCGCTTCGCCGCGGATTGCGTTCAGACACTTTTTTCCTGCAAATTTAG
- the spoIIIAF gene encoding stage III sporulation protein AF gives MIEAISHWLQEIILLVLIATILDMLLPSTSIQRYVKFVMALLILLSMISPVIHWFQKDLSLEKIYLRILNYNEDAEQDWAHLKQYSEQLMRDHEQETTGFVKSQLESLITAKVEEQHGMKVDFVKIEIEQKSSGEQSYPVISSVQLILDKDIRDKGHGEDEDRIQIQPVEPVTIDVGGETTTPVSSLVELSAAERKTLEDIATDIAQTWSIDRSKVTTKLKGNQEEG, from the coding sequence ATGATTGAAGCGATAAGCCATTGGTTACAAGAAATCATCTTACTCGTTCTGATTGCGACGATCCTGGACATGCTGTTGCCGAGCACATCGATTCAGCGTTATGTGAAGTTTGTAATGGCTTTGCTCATTTTGCTCAGTATGATCTCGCCCGTCATTCATTGGTTTCAAAAAGATCTCTCACTGGAGAAGATTTATTTGAGAATTTTAAACTACAACGAGGATGCTGAACAGGATTGGGCCCATTTAAAACAATATAGTGAGCAGCTGATGAGGGATCACGAACAAGAAACGACTGGTTTCGTTAAAAGTCAGTTGGAATCCCTCATTACAGCGAAGGTGGAAGAGCAACATGGCATGAAAGTGGACTTCGTTAAAATCGAAATTGAACAAAAAAGTTCGGGTGAACAGTCATATCCTGTTATTTCCTCCGTACAATTAATATTGGACAAAGATATTCGGGACAAGGGCCACGGCGAAGATGAGGATCGGATCCAAATCCAACCTGTTGAGCCCGTCACGATCGATGTCGGTGGAGAAACGACGACGCCAGTCTCATCCTTGGTTGAACTTTCCGCCGCAGAGCGCAAAACGCTAGAAGACATTGCAACAGATATCGCCCAAACATGGAGTATTGATCGCAGTAAAGTGACGACGAAATTGAAAGGGAACCAAGAGGAGGGATGA